GAGGATGGTCCATACCATTGCTGCGGTTTCCGGGACCATGGTCCCGGAACGGGTCAATACCCATGGAACGTGACACTACTCACCGTTGACGCGAACTCAGACCTATGTGCCAAAATGGGACAACCAACCCAAGCTCGCCCAGGCGTGCCGCACCGTGACCGGAAGTCACCGTAGAGTGACTGTCCGTTATGGGGTGGTCCGTGGGCTTCCGTCGGTCTTGAACCCGTGAGGGGTCAATTTTGGCGGTTTGGCCGATGGGACTGGACGGATGGTGTAGTTGTAGACACCAGGACAAGCCGTTCGTCCTATAACCGACTCGGCCCGTCCCTGCCATTTCGGGCATCGCGGGCCAAGGTGCAGAATTTGAAGGATAGAACCGCCCTGGTTCGGTTCTCCCGAGGAGGCCGCTCATGACCGCTCGTACCCCTGACGCCGAGCCCCTGCTGACACCGGCAGAGGTCGCCACGATGTTCCGCGTGGACCCGAAGACCGTGACCCGCTGGGCCAAGGCCGGCAAGCTCACGTCGATCCGGACCCTCGGCGGGCACCGCCGTTACCGCGAGGCGGAGGTGCGTGCCCTGCTGGCCGGTATTCCGGCCCAGCGCACCGAGGTCTGATCCCCAGTCATCCCTGGGCCGCCTCCCCGACTCCGCCGGGTCGGGGGTGCGCCCGGTAGGTCCGAAGGGCCGTTCTCCCCGACTCCGCCGGGCCGGGAGGAACGGCCCTTCGGCATGTCCGGGGGCGGAATGCGGGATTCCCGTTGGGGCGA
The DNA window shown above is from Streptomyces sp. TLI_171 and carries:
- the bldC gene encoding developmental transcriptional regulator BldC, which codes for MTARTPDAEPLLTPAEVATMFRVDPKTVTRWAKAGKLTSIRTLGGHRRYREAEVRALLAGIPAQRTEV